Proteins from a genomic interval of Candidatus Cloacimonadota bacterium:
- a CDS encoding phenylalanine--tRNA ligase subunit beta, whose amino-acid sequence VFAFDINLDKIFFLHKKKNPEFNAIPKYPPVLRDISFIIPNEYKLAEIKEEIFKVNRKLIKKVIVFDEYTDKSIKNGYRSLTFNLILSSDTKTLTDEFVNGLIQKIIKKLQTRFNIEMR is encoded by the coding sequence GTCTTTGCTTTTGATATAAATCTCGATAAGATATTTTTCCTTCATAAGAAAAAAAATCCTGAATTTAATGCGATTCCAAAATATCCACCGGTTCTGCGAGATATTTCCTTTATTATTCCAAATGAGTATAAACTTGCGGAAATAAAAGAAGAAATTTTCAAGGTTAACCGGAAATTGATAAAAAAAGTTATTGTCTTTGATGAATATACCGATAAAAGTATTAAAAACGGATATCGCAGTTTAACTTTTAATCTGATCTTAAGCTCCGACACAAAGACATTAACTGATGAATTTGTAAACGGACTGATACAAAAAATCATAAAAAAATTACAAACTCGATTCAATATCGAAATGAGGTGA